A region from the Geobacter benzoatilyticus genome encodes:
- a CDS encoding tetratricopeptide repeat protein: MGKVKPVDFMKYFRTAAFRCLTGCLIISLLLSSPVYAVNSEDSQIFIAGFNAYQKKDYQTAIEQMKAVLEKYPDTPLRDMAIFWLARANFKAGFDRDAARYMSQFIKEYPDSPLKGTVEDELLDLVARFDKGEQVPAVAKRPAPATVAAASAAERKALADKTAAAKQAAEQAARNVTEAERRAAEKAAAEKVAAERAAAEKAAAERAAAERLAAEKLVREKAEAERVAAEKAVQEKAEAERIAALKVADEKAAAERVAAEKAAAERAAAERLAAEKLAREKAEAERLVAEKAAQEKAEAERIAALKAADEKAAAERVAAEKAAAERAAAERLAAEKLALEKAEAERLVAEKAAQEKAEAERIAAQKAADEKAAAERVAAEKAAAERAAAERLAAEKLAREKAETERLVAEQAARQKAEAEKRAAELVAAEKVAAEKAEAERLAAEKAASDKAASDRLAAEKAEEGKRAVLREKAIAEYKSLIDRFPGTRAAASAAGKLKDLGIVYPVPGAAVVAVKPALPEKNAQVLSLEVGQFADADLTIVPVGQSLEVGKRHDIAFEVLNRGNGSDSFYLESGFPAEFAAQFADAARKEMPINLTPSLAPGERFSGVISITVPREFIDGQKIIYPVKIASRLDSDATQARDIMLAASAPLLRAVVKTDKGEVLPGEKVTYRVALLNIGTATAQGVSLRLNYPPQYEPAGFVEAGFKQEMKAALVLDGIRLASGESREFEVAFQLKEEAIAQQELFLRADVVNTELETRDSFISAASFVKPVSGVAVRTNSDRLVVIPGQSISVPLIVTNTGNVREDFLIKPQLPPNVTYTFYQDMNRDGIRQANEPIINHVGPLAPKEESYVILDLATPASEADGAGATVVMAFEPEGDKVRSAVANLRLLYSRPVVELAMTGKGGRLKPGEVSSFELNFTNRGSSMAKAVELQSVLPQDLELVASDPSFGRAGNGDYLWKFDELGAGEKRVIKVTFRVKAGTAVGRSIQVKNVLNYQDQLGNRY; the protein is encoded by the coding sequence ATGGGAAAGGTCAAGCCTGTGGATTTTATGAAATATTTCCGCACTGCCGCTTTCCGGTGCCTGACCGGATGTCTCATAATTTCGTTGCTCCTTTCCTCACCCGTCTATGCCGTTAATTCCGAAGATTCCCAAATCTTTATAGCCGGTTTCAACGCATACCAGAAAAAAGATTACCAGACGGCCATCGAGCAGATGAAGGCGGTACTTGAAAAGTATCCCGATACCCCGCTGCGCGACATGGCCATCTTCTGGCTTGCCCGGGCCAACTTCAAGGCCGGCTTCGACCGGGATGCGGCCCGCTATATGTCCCAGTTCATCAAAGAGTATCCCGACAGTCCCCTCAAGGGAACCGTCGAAGATGAGCTCCTTGATCTTGTGGCTCGTTTCGACAAAGGGGAGCAGGTTCCCGCTGTCGCCAAACGTCCTGCTCCTGCGACAGTGGCCGCCGCGTCGGCGGCGGAGCGGAAAGCACTGGCCGATAAGACGGCGGCCGCGAAACAGGCTGCTGAACAGGCCGCACGAAATGTAACCGAGGCCGAGCGCCGCGCGGCAGAAAAAGCAGCTGCGGAAAAAGTCGCCGCCGAGCGTGCCGCTGCCGAGAAAGCCGCAGCGGAGAGGGCTGCCGCGGAACGCCTGGCAGCCGAGAAGCTTGTGCGGGAGAAAGCTGAAGCCGAGCGTGTCGCCGCCGAAAAGGCGGTTCAGGAGAAGGCGGAAGCTGAGCGTATTGCCGCCCTGAAAGTCGCTGACGAAAAAGCCGCCGCCGAGCGTGTGGCCGCCGAGAAAGCCGCCGCGGAACGGGCTGCCGCCGAACGCCTGGCAGCGGAGAAGCTTGCGCGGGAAAAAGCCGAAGCCGAGCGTCTGGTTGCCGAAAAGGCTGCCCAGGAGAAGGCGGAGGCTGAGCGCATTGCCGCGCTGAAAGCTGCGGACGAAAAAGCAGCCGCCGAGCGTGTTGCCGCCGAGAAAGCCGCTGCGGAACGGGCTGCCGCCGAACGCCTGGCGGCGGAGAAGCTTGCGCTGGAGAAAGCCGAAGCGGAGCGTCTGGTCGCCGAAAAGGCTGCCCAGGAAAAGGCTGAGGCTGAGCGCATTGCCGCCCAGAAAGCCGCTGACGAAAAAGCGGCTGCCGAGCGCGTTGCCGCCGAGAAAGCCGCCGCGGAGCGGGCTGCCGCAGAGCGCCTGGCAGCCGAAAAGCTTGCGCGGGAGAAAGCCGAAACCGAGCGTCTGGTTGCCGAACAGGCGGCAAGGCAGAAGGCCGAAGCCGAGAAACGTGCCGCCGAACTTGTTGCGGCAGAGAAAGTGGCTGCCGAAAAGGCCGAAGCCGAGCGTCTGGCAGCGGAAAAGGCAGCCAGCGACAAGGCAGCATCTGATCGTCTCGCCGCCGAGAAGGCGGAAGAGGGCAAACGTGCGGTTCTCAGGGAAAAGGCCATCGCCGAGTACAAGTCGCTCATCGATCGTTTCCCTGGTACGCGGGCGGCAGCTTCGGCGGCTGGCAAGCTGAAGGACCTCGGCATTGTCTACCCGGTTCCCGGGGCTGCCGTGGTGGCGGTGAAACCGGCGCTTCCCGAAAAGAATGCCCAGGTTCTCTCCCTGGAGGTGGGGCAGTTTGCCGATGCGGACCTGACAATCGTCCCCGTGGGCCAGAGCCTTGAGGTCGGCAAGCGGCACGACATAGCCTTCGAGGTTCTCAACAGGGGTAACGGCTCCGACAGCTTCTATCTCGAATCTGGCTTCCCCGCCGAGTTTGCGGCCCAGTTTGCCGATGCCGCCAGGAAAGAAATGCCCATCAACCTGACGCCGTCCCTCGCTCCCGGCGAGCGGTTCAGCGGCGTGATTTCCATAACCGTGCCGCGAGAATTCATTGACGGCCAGAAGATAATCTATCCCGTTAAAATTGCTTCCAGACTCGACAGTGATGCCACCCAGGCACGGGACATAATGCTTGCCGCCTCGGCTCCGCTCCTCCGCGCTGTGGTCAAGACCGATAAGGGAGAGGTGCTTCCTGGCGAGAAGGTCACCTACAGGGTGGCGCTTCTTAACATCGGTACCGCAACTGCCCAGGGTGTAAGCCTGCGTCTCAACTATCCGCCCCAGTACGAACCGGCCGGTTTTGTGGAAGCCGGCTTCAAACAGGAGATGAAAGCTGCGCTGGTCCTTGACGGCATCCGTCTTGCGTCGGGAGAGAGCAGGGAATTTGAGGTGGCGTTCCAGCTGAAAGAGGAGGCCATAGCCCAGCAGGAACTCTTCCTGCGGGCCGATGTGGTGAACACCGAGCTCGAGACGCGCGACTCGTTCATTTCGGCAGCTTCTTTTGTCAAGCCGGTGAGCGGCGTTGCCGTGAGGACCAACAGCGACAGGCTGGTAGTGATTCCCGGTCAGTCGATATCAGTCCCCCTCATTGTCACCAATACCGGAAACGTGCGGGAGGATTTCCTCATCAAGCCTCAGCTTCCTCCCAACGTTACGTACACATTCTATCAGGATATGAACCGGGACGGCATCCGTCAGGCAAATGAGCCCATTATTAATCACGTCGGACCGCTGGCACCGAAGGAGGAATCCTATGTGATCCTCGACCTCGCAACGCCGGCTTCTGAAGCTGATGGTGCCGGTGCCACAGTTGTCATGGCCTTTGAACCCGAAGGCGACAAGGTCCGGAGCGCTGTCGCCAATCTGCGGCTGCTTTACTCCCGTCCGGTTGTCGAACTTGCCATGACCGGCAAGGGGGGGAGACTCAAGCCGGGAGAGGTATCTTCCTTCGAGCTCAATTTCACCAACCGCGGTTCAAGCATGGCGAAGGCGGTGGAACTCCAGAGCGTTCTGCCGCAAGACCTGGAGCTGGTTGCTTCGGATCCTTCCTTCGGTCGTGCCGGCAATGGCGATTATCTGTGGAAATTTGACGAACTTGGCGCCGGAGAGAAGCGGGTCATCAAGGTGACCTTCCGGGTCAAGGCGGGAACTGCCGTCGGCAGGAGCATCCAGGTGAAAAACGTCCTGAACTATCAGGACCAACTCGGGAACAGGTATTGA
- a CDS encoding TlpA family protein disulfide reductase, producing the protein MRIVRALTAFVVAAALTVAFAAPSFAIPQKGSPAPPLKVVSTSGQQISLANYRGYVLVIDFFATWCPPCRDAVPHLNGLSRKYGKQGLQILGLSLDDGDEDVLKDFIVSKRLVYPVALAGHDIQTDYGLRSLPTVYVIDKRGNVADRFMGGSDATLKNMENLIKKLLAEK; encoded by the coding sequence ATGCGAATTGTACGAGCATTGACTGCGTTTGTCGTGGCAGCCGCCCTTACCGTGGCGTTTGCCGCGCCTTCCTTTGCAATTCCCCAGAAGGGGTCGCCCGCTCCGCCTCTTAAGGTTGTGAGCACTTCGGGGCAGCAGATAAGCCTTGCCAACTACAGGGGATATGTTCTCGTCATCGACTTCTTTGCCACATGGTGCCCCCCCTGCCGGGATGCTGTTCCCCACCTGAACGGTTTGAGCCGCAAGTACGGGAAACAGGGGCTCCAGATTCTCGGCCTTTCCCTTGATGATGGCGATGAAGATGTGCTCAAGGATTTCATTGTCAGCAAACGGCTTGTTTATCCGGTGGCCCTGGCCGGCCACGACATTCAGACCGACTATGGTCTCCGCTCGCTGCCGACGGTGTACGTCATCGACAAGAGAGGGAACGTGGCTGACAGGTTTATGGGCGGGTCTGACGCAACGCTCAAAAACATGGAGAATCTCATAAAGAAACTGCTGGCAGAGAAATAG
- the uvrC gene encoding excinuclease ABC subunit UvrC: protein MFDKSRLNTLPDSPGVYLMKGSDDTVLYVGKAKNLKKRVRSYFSAAGESRWHIRFLVARVANVEVIVTDTEKEALILENTLIKKYRPRYNLDLRDDKTYFSLRIDTAEEFPRITIIRKVLRDGARYFGPYSSASSAREALQQLYKLFPLRHYPLETCRKRRRPCLFFQMKQCSAPCHGRITIEEYQELVQGAVLFLEGRNRALMKIYRQRMAEAAGNERFEEAARFRDLIRAIEVTVEKQKMVTAEGDADVLGMHREGNTISLALLFIRGGRLVGSRSYILAWELEDEEAVSSFLNDYYSREVFIPDQVLLPLPIADGAALEELLSERRGKRLAITHPLRGTKADLVRLAGKNAETALREKRQRDEGSETILAELMERLHLRKPPRRIECYDISNIQGSYPVGSRVSFLDGKADKKSYRHYRIKTVSGADDFAMMQEVLSRRFRDGPAQDAYPDLIIVDGGPGQLNILTTVLNELKVEGIDAASLAKSRVEQDMTAEELTRSAERVFLPGRKNPVVLRQNSAPLLLLAQIRDEAHRFAITYHKKLRGKDTIQSALDAIPGIGPKRRRELLRHFGSMRGIRAASREELAAMPSVPPALAEAIWTALHEKDKGGTP from the coding sequence ATGTTTGACAAGTCCCGCCTGAACACTCTCCCCGACTCTCCCGGCGTCTACCTCATGAAGGGATCAGACGACACGGTCCTGTATGTGGGAAAGGCCAAAAACCTCAAAAAAAGGGTCCGCTCCTACTTCAGCGCAGCCGGAGAATCCCGCTGGCACATCCGCTTCCTGGTGGCCAGGGTGGCAAACGTGGAAGTCATCGTTACCGATACGGAGAAAGAGGCCCTTATACTTGAGAACACCCTCATCAAAAAATACCGCCCCCGATACAACCTGGACCTCAGGGACGACAAGACCTATTTCTCGCTCCGGATAGACACGGCCGAGGAATTTCCCCGCATCACCATAATCCGCAAGGTGCTCCGGGACGGCGCCCGCTATTTCGGCCCATATTCATCAGCCTCCTCGGCGCGCGAAGCCCTCCAGCAGCTTTACAAGCTCTTTCCCCTGCGCCACTACCCTCTTGAAACTTGCCGCAAGCGCAGACGTCCCTGCCTTTTTTTCCAGATGAAGCAATGCTCTGCACCTTGCCACGGCCGCATAACCATCGAAGAATATCAGGAACTGGTTCAGGGAGCGGTCCTGTTTCTCGAGGGGAGGAACCGGGCGCTGATGAAAATCTACCGGCAGCGAATGGCGGAGGCAGCAGGGAACGAGCGCTTTGAAGAAGCCGCCCGCTTCCGGGATCTCATCCGCGCCATAGAAGTAACGGTAGAGAAGCAGAAGATGGTGACTGCGGAAGGAGATGCCGACGTTCTCGGAATGCACCGGGAAGGAAATACCATCTCTCTTGCCCTCCTCTTCATCCGGGGGGGACGTCTTGTCGGCAGCCGCAGCTACATACTTGCATGGGAACTTGAGGATGAGGAAGCTGTTTCGTCCTTCCTCAATGATTACTACAGCCGGGAAGTCTTCATCCCCGACCAGGTGCTCCTGCCGCTCCCCATCGCCGACGGTGCCGCGCTGGAGGAGCTTCTCTCCGAGCGCCGGGGAAAACGGCTGGCGATTACGCACCCCCTGCGAGGGACAAAAGCGGACCTGGTAAGGCTGGCGGGCAAGAACGCAGAAACGGCCCTTCGCGAGAAGCGGCAACGGGATGAAGGATCGGAGACGATACTGGCCGAACTGATGGAGCGGCTTCATCTGAGGAAGCCCCCCCGGCGCATAGAGTGCTACGACATATCCAACATCCAGGGAAGCTACCCGGTGGGGAGCAGGGTTTCATTCCTCGACGGCAAAGCGGACAAGAAAAGCTATCGCCACTATCGCATAAAAACCGTCTCCGGCGCCGACGATTTCGCCATGATGCAGGAGGTTCTCTCCCGCAGGTTCAGGGACGGCCCGGCACAGGACGCCTATCCCGACCTGATTATAGTGGATGGTGGCCCCGGCCAGCTGAACATCCTGACCACGGTCCTCAACGAATTGAAGGTTGAGGGGATCGATGCGGCGTCCCTGGCAAAAAGCCGCGTAGAACAGGACATGACGGCGGAGGAATTGACCCGTAGCGCCGAGCGGGTATTTCTTCCGGGTCGCAAGAATCCGGTGGTACTCCGCCAAAATAGCGCGCCGCTGCTCCTTCTGGCCCAAATCCGCGATGAAGCGCACCGTTTCGCCATCACCTATCACAAGAAACTGCGGGGCAAGGACACCATCCAATCGGCCCTTGACGCAATTCCGGGCATCGGGCCGAAGCGGCGCAGAGAACTGCTTCGCCACTTCGGGAGCATGCGCGGGATTAGAGCGGCAAGCCGAGAGGAACTGGCAGCCATGCCTTCGGTACCACCGGCCCTGGCGGAAGCCATCTGGACGGCGCTGCATGAAAAAGACAAAGGCGGCACCCCCTGA